The following proteins come from a genomic window of Natronosalvus vescus:
- the pepF gene encoding oligoendopeptidase F, with product MSSVPTRSEIEEEYTWDLESIYATDDDWENANEDASELIDELAAYEGEATEDAATLLEVFELRDSLMREISMIASYARMRSDEDTTDQEYQALSARAQALVAEAQSAASFIDPELQELTREAFDAMVENEPDLETYDHYVDDVLRMKPHTRSAEIEALLADLGEVTGSPGEVYGMLSNADMTFPTVEDPDGEVVEITQSNFVNLLKRPDRDFRQRVYEAYFDEWESVRNTVASTYKNSVKTDVKLAQARSYDTAREAALDGPNVPVEVYDTLVETVNDNLEHLHRHAELKRQALEVDELQMWDLYMPLTGDEGPDVEYDDAAQYVVDAVAPLGKEYQSRVADGLDSRWVDVYENEGKRSGAYSGGTYDTQPYILMNYQDDVASMYTLAHELGHSMHSELTKDEQPYVYSSYEIFVAEVASTVNEALLTHHLLETVEEPAFRKAILNEFLERVRSTLYRQTLFAEFEHEAHAMEEGGEPLTADRLDEVYGDLKDRYYEPAATDDNIAREWMRIPHFYRAFYVYQYSTGISAALAIADDIIENGEEAAEDYLEFLRRGSREYPLELLDVAGVDMRSPEPVDRALSTYRERLDELDALLE from the coding sequence ATGAGTTCCGTTCCCACACGATCGGAGATCGAGGAGGAGTACACCTGGGATCTCGAGAGCATATACGCCACGGACGACGACTGGGAGAACGCAAACGAGGACGCAAGCGAACTGATCGACGAACTCGCCGCCTACGAGGGAGAAGCGACCGAGGACGCAGCGACGCTGCTCGAGGTGTTCGAACTGCGCGATTCGCTCATGCGCGAGATTTCGATGATCGCCTCCTACGCCCGGATGCGAAGCGACGAGGACACGACGGATCAGGAGTATCAGGCACTGAGTGCGCGAGCACAAGCGCTGGTCGCTGAGGCACAGTCGGCCGCCTCGTTCATCGACCCCGAACTCCAAGAGCTCACCCGCGAGGCATTTGATGCCATGGTCGAGAACGAACCCGACCTCGAGACCTACGACCACTACGTCGACGACGTGTTGCGAATGAAACCGCACACCAGGTCGGCGGAGATCGAAGCACTGCTGGCCGACCTGGGTGAGGTCACCGGCTCCCCCGGCGAGGTGTACGGCATGCTCTCGAACGCCGATATGACGTTCCCGACGGTCGAGGATCCCGACGGAGAGGTAGTCGAGATCACCCAGAGCAACTTCGTCAACTTGCTCAAGCGACCCGACCGCGACTTCCGCCAGCGCGTCTACGAAGCCTACTTCGACGAGTGGGAGAGCGTGCGCAACACCGTCGCATCGACCTACAAAAACAGCGTCAAGACCGACGTCAAACTCGCCCAGGCGCGCAGCTACGACACCGCACGAGAGGCCGCCCTCGACGGCCCTAACGTCCCCGTCGAGGTCTACGACACGCTCGTCGAGACCGTCAACGACAACCTCGAGCACCTGCATCGTCACGCCGAACTCAAACGCCAAGCCCTCGAGGTCGACGAACTGCAGATGTGGGATCTGTACATGCCCCTCACCGGCGACGAAGGGCCGGACGTCGAGTACGACGACGCGGCCCAGTACGTCGTCGACGCCGTCGCGCCCCTGGGCAAGGAGTACCAGTCCCGCGTGGCCGACGGGCTCGACTCGCGCTGGGTCGACGTCTACGAGAACGAGGGCAAACGCTCGGGAGCGTACTCCGGCGGCACGTACGACACTCAGCCGTATATCCTGATGAACTATCAGGACGACGTCGCCTCGATGTACACCCTGGCCCACGAACTCGGCCACTCGATGCACTCCGAACTGACGAAGGACGAACAGCCCTACGTCTACTCGAGCTACGAAATCTTCGTTGCCGAGGTCGCGAGCACGGTCAACGAGGCCCTCCTGACCCACCACTTACTCGAGACCGTCGAGGAGCCGGCGTTCCGCAAGGCCATCCTCAACGAGTTCCTCGAGCGGGTGCGCTCGACGCTCTACCGCCAGACGCTCTTCGCGGAGTTCGAACACGAGGCCCACGCCATGGAGGAAGGAGGAGAACCGCTGACGGCCGACCGACTCGACGAGGTCTACGGCGACCTCAAGGATCGGTACTACGAGCCGGCGGCCACCGACGACAATATCGCTCGCGAGTGGATGCGCATCCCGCACTTCTACCGGGCGTTCTACGTCTACCAGTACTCGACGGGGATCTCGGCCGCCCTCGCCATCGCCGACGACATCATCGAGAACGGCGAGGAGGCTGCCGAAGACTACCTCGAGTTCCTCCGCCGCGGTTCGCGAGAGTACCCACTCGAGTTGCTCGACGTCGCCGGCGTCGACATGCGGTCGCCCGAACCGGTCGACCGGGCGCTCTCGACGTATCGCGAGCGCCTCGACGAACTCGATGCACTGCTCGAGTAA
- the tgtA gene encoding tRNA guanosine(15) transglycosylase TgtA, which produces MRECFEIRATDAAGRLGDLTVPSADTTVETPALLPVINPHLDTIEPGQLGEEFGAEILITNAYIIYNSSDVRERALEDGLHDLLGFDGAIMTDSGSFQLSEYGEISVTTEEILEFQRDIGSDIGTPVDIPTPPDIDRERAEADLETTQERLEIAETVDTGEMLVNAPVQGSTYPDLREQAGRHADATGLDVFPIGAVVPMMNDYRYDDMVDAVAAAKRGLGADAPVHLFGAGHPMMFALAVAMGCDLFDSAAYALYARDDRYLTVSGTQHLADLEYLPCPCPVCTSHDVDDIRAMPDDARETALARHNLHVSFAEIRRIKQAIRAGRLLELVEQRARSHPTMLDGYRALLAHADQLERTDPVSKGAFFYTSHESANRPEVVRHHERLARLAVPDSVFLTEGDASSDERYDASWRVRPPFGPFPRALSRTYPLSAEVPQHQDRSALEAAATGVRRLVEANPDSSFTLGHRDWPAAVLEDVPDRVRVLDLTTDFESLE; this is translated from the coding sequence ATGCGCGAGTGCTTCGAAATCCGGGCGACAGACGCCGCCGGCCGCCTCGGTGACCTCACCGTCCCCAGCGCCGACACCACCGTCGAAACGCCCGCCCTCCTGCCCGTGATCAACCCCCACCTCGATACGATCGAACCCGGGCAACTCGGCGAGGAGTTCGGCGCGGAGATCCTGATCACGAACGCCTACATCATCTACAACAGCAGCGACGTCCGCGAGCGCGCCCTCGAGGACGGTCTCCACGACCTGCTCGGCTTCGACGGGGCGATCATGACCGACTCCGGCTCGTTCCAGCTCTCCGAATACGGTGAGATCAGCGTCACCACCGAAGAGATCCTCGAGTTCCAGCGCGATATCGGTTCGGACATCGGCACCCCCGTCGACATCCCAACCCCGCCAGACATCGACCGCGAGCGCGCAGAAGCCGACCTCGAGACCACCCAGGAACGCCTCGAAATCGCCGAGACCGTCGACACGGGTGAGATGCTGGTCAACGCGCCGGTTCAGGGGTCGACGTACCCCGATCTGCGCGAGCAAGCCGGCCGCCACGCCGACGCCACCGGGCTGGACGTGTTCCCGATTGGCGCCGTCGTTCCCATGATGAACGACTACCGCTACGACGACATGGTCGACGCGGTCGCGGCCGCAAAACGCGGGCTCGGCGCCGATGCGCCCGTCCACCTCTTTGGGGCGGGCCACCCCATGATGTTCGCGCTGGCGGTCGCGATGGGCTGTGACCTCTTCGACTCGGCAGCCTACGCGCTGTACGCCCGCGACGACCGGTATCTGACCGTCAGCGGTACCCAGCATCTCGCAGACCTGGAGTATCTCCCGTGCCCGTGTCCGGTCTGTACCAGCCACGACGTCGACGACATCCGTGCGATGCCAGACGACGCCCGCGAAACCGCTCTCGCCCGGCACAACCTCCACGTCAGCTTCGCCGAAATCCGCCGGATCAAACAGGCTATTCGTGCCGGCCGCCTCCTCGAACTCGTCGAACAGCGCGCCCGTTCGCACCCGACGATGCTCGACGGCTACCGCGCCCTGCTCGCCCACGCCGACCAGCTCGAGCGCACCGACCCCGTCTCGAAGGGTGCGTTCTTTTACACCTCTCACGAGAGCGCCAACCGGCCGGAGGTGGTGCGCCACCACGAGCGCCTCGCGCGCCTCGCCGTTCCCGACTCGGTGTTTCTCACGGAGGGCGACGCCTCGAGCGACGAGCGCTACGACGCCTCCTGGCGCGTCCGTCCCCCGTTCGGGCCGTTTCCACGAGCGCTCTCGCGAACGTATCCGCTCTCTGCGGAAGTGCCACAGCACCAGGATCGGTCGGCGCTCGAAGCGGCCGCCACCGGCGTCCGACGGCTGGTCGAGGCGAATCCCGACAGTTCGTTCACGCTGGGCCATCGCGACTGGCCCGCGGCCGTGCTCGAGGACGTTCCCGACCGCGTGCGAGTGCTGGATCTGACGACCGATTTCGAGTCGCTCGAGTGA
- a CDS encoding DUF5828 family protein: protein MEESISGFKVRGDWGDVVEHGERITQALRETGVDDPDLDAGARFARAFDEWEEWRPKAHERLETDVSEKTADQASVEEGKGEKAGKEPDEDLKTAGEKLSESYEALEADDADDAVDSWRESVDYVARAADTAGRKAIRRVEDTVYKKVMTQMAPYYFDNALISANIQQTGRSNGTKFVFEVNVNDDVLKEDVSGLLAAYDDEFDRWHVETEKDTETAEAIEGVEPPPEPSDNSRSTTN from the coding sequence ATGGAAGAGAGCATCTCGGGATTCAAAGTGCGCGGCGACTGGGGCGACGTCGTCGAACACGGCGAACGGATCACGCAGGCGTTGCGCGAGACGGGCGTCGACGATCCCGATCTCGACGCAGGGGCACGCTTCGCTCGCGCGTTCGACGAATGGGAGGAGTGGCGACCGAAAGCACACGAGCGCCTCGAGACCGACGTCAGCGAAAAGACCGCCGACCAGGCGAGCGTCGAAGAAGGCAAAGGCGAAAAGGCCGGGAAAGAGCCCGACGAGGATCTCAAAACGGCTGGTGAGAAACTCTCCGAGTCCTACGAGGCGCTCGAGGCCGACGACGCCGACGACGCCGTCGATAGCTGGCGTGAGTCGGTCGATTACGTCGCTCGAGCGGCGGACACGGCAGGCCGGAAGGCGATTCGGCGCGTCGAGGACACGGTCTACAAGAAGGTGATGACCCAGATGGCCCCGTACTACTTCGACAACGCGCTCATCAGCGCCAACATCCAGCAGACCGGTCGGTCGAACGGCACCAAGTTCGTCTTCGAGGTGAACGTCAACGACGACGTACTCAAAGAAGACGTCTCCGGCCTGCTCGCGGCATACGACGACGAGTTCGACCGCTGGCACGTCGAAACCGAGAAGGACACTGAGACGGCCGAGGCGATCGAAGGCGTCGAGCCACCACCGGAGCCGAGCGACAACTCTCGGTCGACGACGAACTGA
- a CDS encoding inorganic phosphate transporter, translating to MVELVTILTFALAALASLFMAWAIGAGSSGSTPFAPAVGANAISVMRAGFLVGLLGFLGAVLQGANVSEAVGTELIDGVVLSPVAATLGLTIAAVLVAIGVFAGYPIATAFTVTGSVIGVGLAMGGDPAWAKYQEIGALWILTPFVGGGSAYAIARILREELFSERVLIVGLAALVGVIVANIEFAVLGSNGGASIAVAAARELPGSLLVGIVAITALLATLWGLVFWFDTRADVERGERHFLLVLGGLVAFSAGGSQVGLAIGPLIPLSGDLEIPLLALLVGGGFGLLLGSWTGAPRMIKAIAQDYSSLGPRRSIAALIPSFAIAQVAVFYGIPVSFNEIIVSSIIGSGYAASTGGGVSARKMGYTVLAWVGSLAGSVVLSYTGYLLVSWLLL from the coding sequence ATGGTCGAGCTCGTCACGATCCTGACGTTCGCGCTGGCCGCCCTCGCGAGCCTCTTTATGGCCTGGGCCATCGGCGCTGGCTCGAGCGGTTCGACCCCCTTCGCACCGGCAGTCGGGGCCAACGCCATCTCGGTGATGCGAGCAGGGTTTCTGGTCGGCCTGCTCGGCTTTTTGGGGGCCGTCTTGCAGGGGGCGAACGTCTCCGAAGCGGTCGGGACGGAGCTGATAGACGGTGTCGTCCTCTCACCGGTTGCGGCAACGCTCGGACTGACGATCGCAGCCGTCCTGGTCGCAATCGGCGTCTTCGCTGGCTACCCGATCGCGACCGCGTTTACTGTGACGGGCTCGGTGATCGGCGTCGGCCTCGCGATGGGTGGTGACCCGGCCTGGGCGAAGTACCAGGAGATCGGAGCCCTCTGGATTCTCACGCCGTTCGTCGGCGGCGGGAGCGCCTACGCTATTGCCAGAATCCTCCGTGAGGAGCTGTTCTCCGAACGTGTGCTCATCGTTGGACTCGCGGCGCTCGTCGGCGTCATCGTCGCGAACATCGAGTTCGCCGTCCTCGGATCCAACGGCGGCGCATCGATCGCCGTCGCCGCCGCTCGCGAACTCCCCGGCTCCCTGTTGGTCGGCATCGTCGCTATCACGGCACTGCTGGCTACCCTCTGGGGGCTCGTCTTCTGGTTCGACACGCGAGCGGACGTCGAACGCGGCGAACGTCACTTTCTGCTCGTTCTCGGCGGACTGGTCGCCTTCTCGGCTGGTGGCAGTCAAGTCGGACTCGCCATCGGCCCGCTCATCCCGTTATCCGGCGACCTCGAGATTCCGCTACTCGCGTTGCTCGTCGGTGGTGGCTTCGGCTTGCTCCTTGGCTCCTGGACCGGTGCGCCACGGATGATCAAAGCGATCGCTCAGGATTATTCCTCGCTCGGCCCGAGACGCTCGATCGCTGCGTTGATCCCGTCGTTCGCCATCGCCCAGGTAGCCGTCTTCTACGGAATTCCGGTCTCGTTCAACGAAATCATCGTGAGTTCGATCATCGGCAGCGGATACGCTGCCTCGACTGGCGGCGGCGTGAGTGCCCGGAAGATGGGCTACACCGTTCTCGCGTGGGTCGGGTCGCTCGCAGGTTCGGTCGTCCTGTCGTACACTGGCTATCTGCTCGTGAGTTGGCTGTTGCTGTGA